A DNA window from Thermosynechococcaceae cyanobacterium Okahandja contains the following coding sequences:
- a CDS encoding ATP-binding protein, translating into MATQEREQVRHLLVLEDTAGRRPILLEAATYSIGRDPTNSIVLHSKLVSRQHGLLLRVTSPDTESYLFRLIDGDLQGKRSTNGILVNGQRAVSHDLRSGDMIVFGGDVRARYLTLTNMTDTEFNDFCQSTDVLGFLSKTTNPFATLVPEHHANIENFSEAALVRLASYPELTPNPILEVDLEGTVTYLNPAAVMQFRDLQQRQLSHPLLLGLPELARYMQQTQEKVHVREVEYQQRIYEQSIHYIYESELIRSYVMDVTDRKRAEEQLRNQARREAIINRIIQAMRTTLVAAEVLQITADLLLEVLGSSLCLITQTTATETSTAAAHLQPVPPTLLSLNRAVIDIYAPALTAGEQVMLETESSDLSDWLRQQLINQRVQALVVTPLIYLGQLLGHITLMEVESETNERTSLFWGDGQRSQVTLPKGWTAEDVSLVKTIADQCAIAIHQAQLYQTVQALNADLERQVQARTAELEQKMQELERLNALKDDFLSTVSHELRTPMANMKMAIHMLKHYPMDERQQRYLDILSNECARETELINDLLDLQRLEAGRSQIQLEYIDLDTWLPTVLEPFRHRMQQRQQCLKILQPSHLPPLRSNRHSLERILAELLNNAYKYSPAGGQITLSLQLLAGDRLQIDVSNPSEIPDAELPRIFEKFYRVPNADPWQQGGTGLGLALTQKLVQQLQGEISVRSGGGYTTFTLVFPVAKTVEG; encoded by the coding sequence ATGGCGACACAGGAGCGAGAGCAGGTACGCCACCTGTTAGTGCTCGAGGATACGGCGGGTCGGCGGCCAATTTTGCTGGAAGCAGCAACCTATTCGATTGGGCGTGACCCCACGAACTCCATTGTTCTGCACTCAAAATTGGTATCCCGTCAGCATGGCTTGTTATTGCGAGTGACCAGTCCCGACACAGAGAGCTATCTGTTTCGGCTCATTGACGGAGATCTGCAGGGTAAGCGCAGCACCAACGGTATTTTAGTGAATGGCCAGCGAGCGGTTTCCCACGACCTGCGCAGCGGCGACATGATTGTGTTTGGGGGGGATGTGCGGGCGCGCTACCTGACCCTAACCAACATGACCGATACCGAGTTTAACGACTTTTGCCAAAGTACGGATGTGTTGGGGTTCCTCTCTAAAACCACCAACCCCTTTGCCACCCTCGTACCCGAGCATCACGCCAATATTGAAAACTTTAGTGAGGCTGCCCTTGTGCGCTTAGCCTCCTACCCGGAACTAACCCCCAACCCCATCTTAGAAGTGGATTTAGAGGGGACAGTTACCTACTTAAATCCGGCAGCCGTCATGCAGTTTCGGGATCTGCAGCAACGGCAACTCAGCCACCCGTTGTTACTGGGGTTACCCGAACTGGCTCGCTATATGCAGCAAACCCAAGAAAAAGTGCATGTCCGCGAGGTGGAGTACCAACAGCGCATCTATGAGCAGTCCATTCACTACATCTACGAAAGTGAGTTGATTCGCAGCTATGTGATGGATGTAACCGATCGCAAGCGGGCGGAGGAGCAACTGCGCAACCAAGCGCGTCGCGAAGCCATTATTAATCGCATTATCCAAGCGATGCGCACCACGCTCGTGGCGGCGGAAGTCTTGCAGATTACGGCGGATCTGTTACTGGAAGTTTTGGGGTCTAGCCTGTGCCTGATTACCCAAACCACAGCCACCGAGACCTCGACCGCTGCGGCGCACCTTCAACCTGTGCCACCCACGTTGCTGAGCCTGAATCGGGCGGTGATTGACATTTATGCGCCCGCATTAACAGCCGGTGAACAGGTGATGCTAGAGACCGAGAGCAGTGACCTTAGCGATTGGCTGCGGCAGCAGTTGATAAACCAGCGTGTTCAGGCGCTGGTGGTGACCCCCTTAATTTATCTGGGGCAACTGTTGGGGCACATTACCCTGATGGAGGTGGAGAGCGAAACAAATGAACGCACCTCCCTTTTTTGGGGCGATGGCCAAAGGTCGCAGGTCACGTTGCCCAAGGGCTGGACGGCTGAGGATGTGAGCCTCGTAAAAACGATTGCGGATCAGTGTGCAATTGCCATCCACCAAGCGCAGCTATACCAGACCGTTCAGGCGCTAAATGCGGATCTGGAACGGCAGGTGCAGGCGCGGACGGCGGAATTAGAGCAAAAAATGCAGGAGCTAGAACGGCTGAATGCCCTCAAGGATGACTTCCTCAGTACGGTTTCCCACGAATTGCGCACCCCCATGGCCAACATGAAAATGGCCATCCACATGCTCAAGCATTACCCAATGGACGAGCGGCAGCAGCGCTATCTAGATATTCTCAGCAATGAGTGCGCCCGCGAAACAGAACTCATTAACGATTTGCTGGACTTGCAGCGGCTAGAAGCGGGTCGGAGTCAAATTCAACTGGAGTACATTGATCTGGATACGTGGTTGCCGACCGTCCTCGAGCCGTTTCGCCACCGGATGCAACAGCGGCAGCAGTGCCTGAAAATTTTGCAGCCTAGCCACTTACCGCCGCTGCGTTCCAATCGTCACTCGCTGGAGCGTATTCTGGCAGAACTGCTGAACAATGCCTACAAGTACAGTCCGGCAGGGGGGCAAATTACCTTATCGTTGCAACTGTTGGCGGGCGATCGCCTGCAAATTGACGTGAGTAACCCCTCAGAAATTCCCGACGCAGAACTGCCACGCATTTTTGAAAAGTTCTACCGCGTTCCCAACGCTGATCCGTGGCAGCAGGGGGGCACAGGGCTGGGTTTGGCCTTAACCCAAAAACTGGTGCAGCAATTACAGGGGGAAATTAGCGTTCGCAGTGGCGGGGGCTACACCACGTTTACCCTTGTTTTTCCGG
- a CDS encoding CYTH domain-containing protein, which translates to MGIEIERKFLVSAQTWRSLVTSASEFAQGYLSTTPERTVRVRRAANQAWLTIKGKASGAQRCEYEYPIPVNDATELLEHLCLQPIIEKVRYQVPWGDLYWEIDEFRGASAGLILAEIELPHTDYPLTLPPWIGTEVTYDYRYTNAYLAEHPYRQWQAQPQSG; encoded by the coding sequence ATGGGCATTGAAATTGAACGCAAGTTTCTGGTAAGTGCACAGACATGGCGATCGCTTGTGACCAGTGCGAGCGAATTTGCCCAAGGGTACCTTTCCACCACCCCAGAGCGAACCGTGCGGGTCCGGCGTGCGGCAAATCAAGCGTGGCTCACCATTAAGGGCAAAGCCAGCGGTGCCCAGCGGTGCGAGTACGAGTATCCCATTCCGGTGAATGACGCAACCGAACTGCTCGAGCACCTCTGCCTGCAACCCATCATTGAAAAAGTCCGCTATCAGGTGCCTTGGGGTGACCTCTACTGGGAGATTGATGAATTTAGGGGGGCATCCGCAGGACTGATACTCGCCGAGATTGAACTGCCCCACACCGACTATCCCCTCACCTTACCGCCGTGGATTGGCACCGAAGTCACCTACGACTACCGCTACACCAACGCTTACTTGGCAGAGCATCCCTACCGCCAGTGGCAAGCCCAACCCCAATCAGGATGA
- a CDS encoding sigma-70 family RNA polymerase sigma factor, which yields MVVTPIQPTPLRPLTTDLVRQYLQEIGRFPLLTPAQEVTLAQQVQQYQALLDLWSQTSDPDLKAYVMALTERDRHQRQSGRPLSRQQWAAALNLTVAELQQQIRQGRQAWAKAAGISLAELQRIERQGKHAKAQLLQANLRLVVNIAKKYQHRGVEFLDLIQEGSIGLERAVEKFDPTKGFRFSTYAYWWIRQSITRAVASQSRTIRLPIHIVEKLNKIKRAQRHLAIQKGAMPSLADIAAELNLDTEQVREVLLAVPRTVALEQRVGTEQETELQELLESPTPTPNDLLMRDALRSDLQQLLSDLSPRERQVIELRYGLGEQPPLEMAEIAAFLGLSRERVRQIEHRALQKLRQPQRRRQIQEYLEEFNL from the coding sequence ATGGTGGTTACGCCAATTCAACCGACACCCTTACGACCGTTGACAACTGATCTGGTGCGGCAGTATTTACAAGAGATTGGCCGTTTCCCTCTCCTCACGCCAGCCCAAGAGGTGACGCTTGCTCAACAGGTGCAACAGTACCAAGCTCTTTTAGACCTGTGGTCCCAGACCTCAGACCCTGACCTCAAAGCCTATGTGATGGCTCTAACGGAGCGCGATCGCCACCAGCGTCAATCCGGTCGTCCCCTCAGTCGTCAGCAGTGGGCAGCCGCCTTAAACCTCACGGTTGCGGAGTTGCAACAGCAGATACGGCAGGGGCGGCAAGCATGGGCCAAGGCGGCAGGCATCTCGCTGGCAGAACTGCAACGCATTGAGCGCCAAGGCAAGCACGCCAAAGCACAACTGCTGCAGGCCAACCTGCGCTTGGTGGTTAACATTGCTAAAAAGTACCAGCATCGCGGGGTTGAGTTTCTTGATCTCATTCAAGAGGGGAGCATTGGCCTTGAGCGCGCCGTAGAAAAATTTGACCCCACCAAGGGCTTTCGCTTTAGCACCTATGCCTACTGGTGGATTCGCCAAAGTATTACCCGTGCCGTGGCCAGCCAAAGTCGCACGATTCGCCTTCCCATTCACATTGTCGAAAAGCTCAATAAAATTAAGCGGGCACAGCGGCACTTGGCCATTCAAAAGGGAGCCATGCCCAGCCTAGCGGATATTGCCGCCGAGCTAAACCTCGACACCGAGCAGGTGCGGGAGGTGCTCCTGGCCGTTCCCCGGACGGTTGCCCTAGAGCAGCGGGTGGGCACAGAGCAAGAGACGGAGTTACAGGAGTTGCTTGAGTCACCGACCCCCACCCCCAATGATCTGCTGATGCGAGACGCTTTGCGCAGCGACCTGCAACAACTGCTCAGCGACCTCTCACCGCGGGAGCGGCAGGTGATTGAGCTTCGCTATGGCCTCGGGGAACAGCCGCCCTTGGAAATGGCGGAAATTGCTGCCTTCCTCGGACTCAGCCGCGAACGGGTCCGCCAAATTGAGCATCGCGCCCTGCAAAAGTTGCGCCAACCCCAACGACGGCGGCAGATTCAAGAGTATCTGGAAGAATTTAACTTGTAA
- a CDS encoding transposase, whose protein sequence is MPQVLTVSCKLTVTPQQVEKLEAVLSAFASCCEFVNAKTPAKLTNQIAVQSLIYKEARAHSGLSAQLTIHAIRRVCANRKAAKQKGRPVKEFAPTSANYDRRTFTFRESDWTVSLTMLKGREKFKLHIGHYQKHLLQGQSPKSATLVKRKDGSFYLHIQLESKPPAIPDTDDVLGVDLGRTDIACTSEGGKFSGEQVTQTRDKYSRVRASLQRKASKGTRSSRRRCRQILQRLSGRERRFQAWVNHTISYRLIQQAKAANQAIALEDLTGIRERTNQMPRSKMERRRSNSWAFYQLRQFLTYKGVKFGVAVHFVDSRYTSKTCHCCKVIGNRQGKTFECLNLSCGWVGDADVNGAKNIATLGAIVNRPRGSGAMSCSLQDVVLRAAESPLRTA, encoded by the coding sequence ATGCCTCAAGTTCTCACAGTCTCTTGTAAATTGACGGTCACGCCGCAGCAGGTTGAAAAACTTGAGGCGGTGCTTTCCGCTTTTGCAAGCTGCTGTGAGTTTGTGAATGCCAAGACTCCTGCAAAGTTGACCAACCAGATTGCCGTACAGTCCTTGATTTACAAGGAAGCTAGGGCGCATTCTGGACTGTCTGCCCAACTGACCATCCACGCTATTCGACGTGTCTGTGCGAACCGTAAGGCAGCGAAACAGAAGGGCAGGCCAGTTAAGGAGTTTGCCCCAACCTCCGCCAATTACGACCGTCGCACCTTCACGTTCAGAGAGTCCGATTGGACAGTCAGCCTAACCATGCTGAAAGGCAGAGAGAAGTTCAAGCTGCACATTGGTCATTACCAGAAGCATTTGCTGCAAGGGCAAAGCCCCAAGTCGGCAACACTGGTTAAGCGCAAGGATGGCAGCTTCTACCTGCACATCCAGTTGGAGTCTAAGCCGCCAGCTATCCCCGACACGGACGACGTGCTGGGGGTTGACTTGGGGCGTACCGACATCGCTTGCACATCCGAAGGAGGAAAATTCAGCGGGGAACAAGTTACACAGACCAGAGACAAATACAGTCGTGTGCGGGCTTCGTTGCAACGCAAAGCGTCCAAAGGCACAAGGTCGAGTCGGCGTCGATGCCGTCAAATCTTGCAACGGTTGAGTGGGCGTGAACGAAGATTCCAAGCATGGGTAAACCACACCATCAGCTATCGACTGATCCAGCAAGCTAAGGCCGCTAATCAGGCTATTGCACTTGAGGATCTCACAGGCATCCGAGAGCGTACCAACCAAATGCCCCGCTCCAAGATGGAGCGGCGACGGTCTAACAGTTGGGCGTTCTATCAGCTCCGCCAATTTTTGACCTACAAAGGCGTAAAGTTTGGTGTAGCGGTGCATTTTGTCGATTCTCGATACACCTCGAAAACCTGTCATTGCTGCAAGGTGATCGGCAATCGACAGGGCAAAACGTTTGAATGCCTAAATCTGTCCTGCGGCTGGGTCGGTGATGCCGATGTGAATGGAGCGAAAAATATCGCTACGTTGGGGGCGATTGTAAACCGCCCTAGAGGTTCGGGAGCAATGTCTTGTTCGTTGCAGGACGTTGTTCTCAGGGCTGCTGAAAGCCCGCTCCGTACTGCTTAG
- a CDS encoding DUF3365 domain-containing protein has translation MVRVLFGGLLVLCLWLNWLPTAGASVDPTELGKAVSEIEQLDQLRQGLASTLEGSTTEPTLETFKAVCAPVGKRAKEVAAANGWQVRQVALKYRNPAHQPQTARDVQALQQFENNRQLQAFWQADQEGIHYFRRIDVQASCLACHGAKNRRPTFVQAKYPADRAYNFRVGDLRGMYAVTIPEIQQALQHSPQH, from the coding sequence ATGGTACGGGTTCTCTTCGGTGGCCTGCTGGTGTTGTGTTTGTGGCTCAATTGGCTACCAACGGCTGGGGCTAGCGTTGACCCAACTGAACTGGGCAAGGCTGTTAGCGAGATTGAGCAACTGGATCAGCTACGGCAAGGGTTAGCCTCAACCTTAGAAGGGAGCACAACGGAACCGACCCTAGAAACCTTTAAGGCCGTCTGTGCCCCCGTGGGCAAAAGAGCAAAAGAGGTTGCTGCTGCCAATGGCTGGCAGGTGCGTCAGGTGGCACTGAAGTATCGCAACCCCGCCCATCAACCGCAAACGGCTCGCGACGTTCAAGCCCTGCAACAATTTGAAAATAACCGTCAACTGCAAGCGTTTTGGCAGGCGGATCAAGAGGGGATCCATTACTTCCGGCGCATCGATGTGCAAGCAAGCTGCCTAGCCTGCCATGGGGCAAAAAACCGCCGCCCCACGTTTGTGCAGGCCAAGTATCCCGCCGATCGCGCCTACAATTTTCGGGTTGGGGATCTGCGGGGCATGTATGCCGTAACAATTCCTGAGATTCAGCAGGCGCTGCAACA
- the ispE gene encoding 4-(cytidine 5'-diphospho)-2-C-methyl-D-erythritol kinase, which produces MYRLLAPAKINLFLQIIGDCLDGSGYHELVMVMQAVSLADRLELVPRRDRHIKVECTNPAVPCDQRNLAYKAAALLQKHFPDRPGVDIFIDKRIPMGAGLAGGSTNAAAVLVGLDLLWQLGLTQGELQTFAQQLGSDVPFCLSGGTALALGRGEQLTPLPDLQDLTVVLGKYRSLSVATPWAYQTYRQDFQDCYAQTAAAQEKARQEGGSAALLQAIQRKDVVALAQSLRNDLEKVVLPRYPAVAQLRQRFLNAGAIASLMSGSGPTVFALVETMNAGYELLQKVRQALPDPDLDLWVCECCAHGIQLI; this is translated from the coding sequence GTGTACCGTTTGCTGGCACCCGCCAAAATTAATCTTTTTCTGCAAATTATTGGCGACTGTCTAGATGGCAGTGGCTACCATGAATTAGTGATGGTGATGCAGGCGGTCTCGTTGGCCGATCGCCTCGAACTGGTGCCGCGGCGCGATCGCCACATTAAGGTTGAATGCACAAACCCAGCGGTTCCCTGCGATCAGCGGAATCTGGCCTACAAAGCGGCCGCCTTACTGCAAAAGCATTTCCCCGATCGCCCCGGGGTGGATATTTTCATTGATAAGCGGATTCCGATGGGGGCGGGGTTGGCGGGTGGCTCCACCAATGCGGCGGCGGTTTTGGTAGGCTTAGACCTGCTGTGGCAGTTAGGGTTAACCCAAGGGGAGCTACAGACCTTTGCCCAGCAACTAGGATCAGATGTGCCCTTTTGTCTGAGCGGGGGCACCGCTTTAGCCTTGGGACGTGGCGAGCAGCTCACCCCCCTCCCCGATCTCCAAGACCTGACGGTGGTTCTCGGGAAGTACCGCTCGTTGAGTGTGGCTACGCCATGGGCTTACCAAACCTACCGCCAAGACTTTCAAGATTGCTATGCCCAGACGGCAGCGGCTCAGGAAAAAGCACGCCAAGAGGGTGGCTCTGCCGCTCTCCTGCAGGCGATTCAGCGGAAGGATGTGGTGGCCTTGGCGCAAAGCCTGAGAAATGACTTAGAAAAGGTGGTGTTGCCCCGCTATCCCGCCGTGGCGCAACTACGGCAGAGATTTCTCAACGCCGGGGCGATCGCCAGTCTGATGTCGGGATCAGGCCCCACCGTGTTTGCTCTCGTTGAAACCATGAATGCCGGGTACGAACTACTGCAAAAAGTACGGCAGGCGCTGCCGGATCCTGACCTAGACCTTTGGGTGTGCGAGTGCTGTGCCCACGGCATTCAACTGATCTAG